A region from the Hypomesus transpacificus isolate Combined female chromosome 11, fHypTra1, whole genome shotgun sequence genome encodes:
- the LOC124473975 gene encoding potassium voltage-gated channel subfamily G member 3-like isoform X2, protein MKFGKSICILNVGGTKYAFSKDVIKDFPLSRVSRLHKCASEKEVLEVCDDYDRERNEFFFDRHSEAFGFIMLYVKYGKLRFVPQMCELSFYNEMIYWGLESSHLEFCCQRRLDDRMSDTYTHFSEEDTIKHEGGLRGDCLENREGADSEQSKWLERMRRTFEEPTSSVAAQILASVSVIFVIVSMVMLCASTLPDWKSAESSVEEQRYTDSLEHPSGIIEAVCIGWFTAECIVRFMVSRDKCEFVRRPLNIIDLLAITPYYISVTMTGLTGENSQLQRAGVTLRVLRMMRIFWVIKLARHFLGLQTLGLTLRRCYREMVMLLVFIAVAMAIFSALAQLLEHGLDLESGNEDYASIPAACWWVIISMTTVGYGDMYPITVPGRVLGGLCVVSGIVLLALPITFIYHSFVQCYNELKFRSARCTRSLSAEFLN, encoded by the exons ATGAAGTTTGGAAAGAGCATTTGTATCCTCAATGTGGGTGGTACAAAATACGCGTTCTCTAAAGACGTGATAAAGGATTTCCCTCTGAGTAGAGTGAGTCGCTTGCACAAATGTGCGTCGGAGAAAGAAGTTTTGGAAGTGTGCGACGACTATGACCGAGAGAGAAATGAGTTTTTCTTCGATAGGCACTCCGAGGCTTTTGGTTTTATTATGTTGTACGTGAAGTACGGCAAACTTAGATTCGTACCACAGATGTGCGAGTTGTCATTCTACAATGAAATGATTTACTGGGGACTGGAGAGCTCTCACCTGGAGTTCTGCTGTCAGCGAAGGTTAGATGATCGGATGTCTGACACGTATACGCATTTTTCTGAGGAAGACACCATAAAACACGAGGGAGGGTTAAGGGGAGATTGTTTGGAGAACCGCGAGGGCGCTGACAGTGAGCAGTCAAAGTGGCTTGAAAGAATGAGAAGGACTTTTGAAGAGCCAACTTCTTCGGTAGCAGCACAAATTTTGGCCTCAGTGTCCGTTATATTTGTCATAGTGTCCATGGTGATGCTTTGTGCAAGTACCTTACCAGACTGGAAATCCGCTGAGAGCAGCGTGGAGGAGCAAAGGTACACAGACTCATTAGAGCATCCATCCGG GATCATCGAGGCCGTGTGCATTGGCTGGTTCACCGCAGAGTGCATTGTCCGTTTCATGGTGTCACGGGACAAGTGTGAGTTTGTGCGGCGGCCCCTGAACATCATCGACCTCCTTGCCATCACGCCCTACTACATCTCCGTTACCATGACGGGCCTGACAGGCGAAAACTCGCAGCTGCAGCGGGCCGGTGTGACGTTACGCGTTCTGCGCATGATGCGCATCTTCTGGGTCATCAAGCTGGCGCGCCACTTCCTGGGCCTTCAGACGCTGGGCTTGACGCTGCGGCGCTGCTACCGTGAGATGGTGATGCTCCTGGTGTTCATCGCCGTGGCCATGGCCATCTTCAGTGCTCTGGCCCAGCTGCTGGAGCACGGCCTGGACCTGGAGTCGGGCAACGAGGACTACGCCAGCATCCCGGCAGCCTGCTGGTGGGTTATTATCTCCATGACTACCGTGGGATATGGAGACATGTACCCCATCACTGTGCCCGGGCGCGTGCTGGGTGGCCTGTGCGTGGTAAGCGGCATTGTGCTGCTGGCACTGCCCATCACCTTCATCTACCACAGCTTCGTCCAGTGCTACAATGAGCTGAAGTTCCGCTCCGCTCGCTGCACCAGGAGCCTCTCTGCAGAGTTCCTCAACTGA
- the LOC124473975 gene encoding potassium voltage-gated channel subfamily G member 3-like isoform X1: MKFGKSICILNVGGTKYAFSKDVIKDFPLSRVSRLHKCASEKEVLEVCDDYDRERNEFFFDRHSEAFGFIMLYVKYGKLRFVPQMCELSFYNEMIYWGLESSHLEFCCQRRLDDRMSDTYTHFSEEDTIKHEGGLRGDCLENREGADSEQSKWLERMRRTFEEPTSSVAAQILASVSVIFVIVSMVMLCASTLPDWKSAESSVEEQRIIEAVCIGWFTAECIVRFMVSRDKCEFVRRPLNIIDLLAITPYYISVTMTGLTGENSQLQRAGVTLRVLRMMRIFWVIKLARHFLGLQTLGLTLRRCYREMVMLLVFIAVAMAIFSALAQLLEHGLDLESGNEDYASIPAACWWVIISMTTVGYGDMYPITVPGRVLGGLCVVSGIVLLALPITFIYHSFVQCYNELKFRSARCTRSLSAEFLN, translated from the exons ATGAAGTTTGGAAAGAGCATTTGTATCCTCAATGTGGGTGGTACAAAATACGCGTTCTCTAAAGACGTGATAAAGGATTTCCCTCTGAGTAGAGTGAGTCGCTTGCACAAATGTGCGTCGGAGAAAGAAGTTTTGGAAGTGTGCGACGACTATGACCGAGAGAGAAATGAGTTTTTCTTCGATAGGCACTCCGAGGCTTTTGGTTTTATTATGTTGTACGTGAAGTACGGCAAACTTAGATTCGTACCACAGATGTGCGAGTTGTCATTCTACAATGAAATGATTTACTGGGGACTGGAGAGCTCTCACCTGGAGTTCTGCTGTCAGCGAAGGTTAGATGATCGGATGTCTGACACGTATACGCATTTTTCTGAGGAAGACACCATAAAACACGAGGGAGGGTTAAGGGGAGATTGTTTGGAGAACCGCGAGGGCGCTGACAGTGAGCAGTCAAAGTGGCTTGAAAGAATGAGAAGGACTTTTGAAGAGCCAACTTCTTCGGTAGCAGCACAAATTTTGGCCTCAGTGTCCGTTATATTTGTCATAGTGTCCATGGTGATGCTTTGTGCAAGTACCTTACCAGACTGGAAATCCGCTGAGAGCAGCGTGGAGGAGCAAAG GATCATCGAGGCCGTGTGCATTGGCTGGTTCACCGCAGAGTGCATTGTCCGTTTCATGGTGTCACGGGACAAGTGTGAGTTTGTGCGGCGGCCCCTGAACATCATCGACCTCCTTGCCATCACGCCCTACTACATCTCCGTTACCATGACGGGCCTGACAGGCGAAAACTCGCAGCTGCAGCGGGCCGGTGTGACGTTACGCGTTCTGCGCATGATGCGCATCTTCTGGGTCATCAAGCTGGCGCGCCACTTCCTGGGCCTTCAGACGCTGGGCTTGACGCTGCGGCGCTGCTACCGTGAGATGGTGATGCTCCTGGTGTTCATCGCCGTGGCCATGGCCATCTTCAGTGCTCTGGCCCAGCTGCTGGAGCACGGCCTGGACCTGGAGTCGGGCAACGAGGACTACGCCAGCATCCCGGCAGCCTGCTGGTGGGTTATTATCTCCATGACTACCGTGGGATATGGAGACATGTACCCCATCACTGTGCCCGGGCGCGTGCTGGGTGGCCTGTGCGTGGTAAGCGGCATTGTGCTGCTGGCACTGCCCATCACCTTCATCTACCACAGCTTCGTCCAGTGCTACAATGAGCTGAAGTTCCGCTCCGCTCGCTGCACCAGGAGCCTCTCTGCAGAGTTCCTCAACTGA